From the Gramella sp. Hel_I_59 genome, one window contains:
- the gldI gene encoding gliding motility-associated peptidyl-prolyl isomerase GldI, with translation MKKFLFLIVMAIAVVSCKSPEARYPVSQSSGSYIDQSVEKNREMIAQEEDYIKQVMGENTSTEYITSADGFWYYYNNKSLDSLNTETPEFGDIVTFDYSISTIEGEAIYAEGDKPTREYAIDREKLFTGLRQGLKLMKEGETVTFLFPSHKAFGYYGDQERIGSNKPISAKVTLHSIKEEEQSNTETKEQ, from the coding sequence ATGAAAAAGTTTCTATTTCTAATAGTAATGGCAATTGCCGTAGTTTCCTGTAAATCCCCGGAAGCACGTTATCCGGTTTCCCAAAGCAGTGGCTCGTATATCGACCAATCTGTAGAAAAGAACAGGGAAATGATCGCGCAGGAAGAAGATTATATCAAACAGGTAATGGGAGAAAATACCAGTACGGAATATATAACCTCAGCAGATGGATTCTGGTATTACTACAACAACAAGTCACTGGACAGTCTTAATACTGAAACTCCCGAATTTGGCGATATCGTAACCTTTGATTATAGTATCTCGACCATTGAAGGAGAAGCTATTTATGCTGAAGGTGACAAGCCTACCCGCGAATATGCTATTGATCGTGAAAAATTATTTACCGGACTTCGCCAGGGTCTTAAATTGATGAAAGAAGGCGAAACGGTAACATTCCTATTCCCCTCTCACAAAGCATTTGGTTATTACGGAGATCAGGAACGTATTGGAAGCAATAAACCTATTAGCGCTAAAGTGACCTTACACTCTATAAAGGAAGAAGAACAATCAAACACAGAAACCAAAGAACAATAA
- a CDS encoding DUF3810 domain-containing protein, protein MNKKTTLILAILLPVQVILLSLLNRGSLFIETYYSNGIYPVISSILRYSIGILPFSLGDLLYALLVILLLKWIWRRFSQKFKDPKQWIPDALAALSIIYFCFHLFWGFNYYRQPLHKTLEIDNDYTTEELVTLSEILISRSNELHDHLAENDSASVKFEISKNELFRRTIEGYDHIALNYPELNYKGNSLKRSIYSIPLSYMGFNGYLNPLTNEAQVNSIIVPYKIPTTASHEIGHQLGFAKENEANFIACLVTMNHTDPHFRYSGYTFALSYCLSEIFRRDKDEGDRLLESMNPGIIENYREVQEFWLEHENPLEPIFAATYNRYLIANNQAGGMKSYSYVVALLVNYYKDSRNDL, encoded by the coding sequence GTGAATAAGAAAACGACCCTCATTCTTGCGATCCTATTACCTGTTCAGGTCATTTTATTGAGCCTGCTTAATAGAGGATCTCTTTTTATCGAAACCTATTATTCCAACGGAATCTACCCGGTGATCTCCAGTATTTTGAGATATAGCATCGGGATTCTACCATTTTCCCTAGGTGATCTTCTGTACGCATTATTGGTGATCTTACTACTGAAATGGATCTGGAGAAGATTCAGTCAGAAATTTAAAGATCCGAAACAATGGATCCCCGATGCGCTTGCTGCCCTATCGATCATTTATTTTTGCTTTCATCTTTTCTGGGGTTTTAATTATTACCGCCAGCCATTACACAAAACTCTTGAGATTGATAATGATTATACTACCGAAGAATTAGTAACACTTTCAGAAATACTCATCAGCAGATCCAATGAACTGCATGATCATTTAGCTGAAAATGATTCGGCTTCCGTAAAGTTTGAAATTTCAAAGAATGAGCTCTTCCGAAGAACCATTGAGGGTTACGATCATATAGCTCTGAATTATCCTGAATTAAACTATAAAGGTAATTCACTGAAGAGATCGATTTATAGTATTCCTCTAAGCTACATGGGTTTCAACGGTTATCTAAATCCTTTGACCAACGAAGCACAGGTGAACAGTATTATTGTTCCTTACAAAATACCCACTACGGCCAGTCATGAAATAGGACATCAATTAGGTTTCGCCAAAGAAAATGAAGCAAATTTTATTGCCTGCCTTGTCACCATGAACCACACAGATCCTCATTTTAGATATTCCGGCTATACTTTTGCACTGAGTTATTGTTTGAGTGAAATCTTCAGAAGAGATAAAGACGAAGGAGACCGGTTACTGGAGAGCATGAACCCTGGAATCATTGAGAATTACCGGGAAGTACAGGAATTCTGGCTTGAGCATGAGAATCCATTAGAGCCAATCTTCGCTGCGACCTATAATCGCTATTTAATCGCCAATAATCAGGCTGGAGGCATGAAAAGTTACAGTTATGTAGTGGCACTACTCGTTAATTACTATAAAGATTCAAGAAACGACCTGTAG
- a CDS encoding peptidylprolyl isomerase encodes MRTKSLFVLFAVAISLFSCKEEYPELEDGMYVEFNTSMGPIIAELYHEETPMTVANFVSLSEGSSTMVDSTFKGKKYYDGIVFHRVIDGFMIQGGDPMGTGSGGPGYKFPDEFKDSLSHDEKGILSMANAGPETNGSQFFITLEPVMQLDGKHTVFGKVVKGMDVVEAIGKTETGPRDRPVKDITMNEVNIIRKGKAAKNFEAPKVFEQELADLEAENEAREKELQDVRSKRVEEFAALEAKADSLESGLKLHFVTEGDGTQPKQGQTVKVNYEGYFADGKIFDTNKKELAEEFGIYDHRRDQAMGYQPMDVVYGPDAPMIPGFKEAIQQMQVGDEVVAFIPSHLGYGERGYGRAIPPNSDLVFKISVVGIAGEDQE; translated from the coding sequence ATGAGGACAAAAAGTTTATTTGTGCTTTTCGCTGTTGCGATTAGCTTATTTTCATGTAAAGAAGAATACCCGGAACTTGAAGACGGGATGTATGTTGAATTTAACACCTCTATGGGGCCTATAATCGCTGAGCTTTACCACGAGGAAACACCAATGACCGTTGCTAATTTCGTATCGCTTTCTGAAGGAAGCAGCACCATGGTAGACAGTACATTTAAAGGCAAAAAATATTACGACGGTATCGTATTTCACCGTGTGATCGATGGATTCATGATCCAGGGTGGTGATCCAATGGGAACCGGTAGCGGTGGACCGGGTTATAAATTCCCTGACGAATTCAAAGATTCTTTGAGTCATGACGAAAAAGGAATTTTGTCTATGGCCAATGCAGGTCCTGAAACCAATGGGAGTCAGTTTTTTATCACTCTGGAACCGGTAATGCAGCTTGATGGCAAGCATACGGTCTTCGGAAAAGTGGTAAAAGGTATGGATGTTGTTGAAGCGATTGGAAAGACTGAAACTGGTCCTAGAGACCGTCCTGTGAAAGATATAACCATGAATGAGGTGAACATCATTAGAAAGGGAAAAGCTGCTAAGAATTTCGAAGCTCCTAAAGTTTTTGAACAGGAACTTGCAGATCTTGAAGCTGAAAATGAAGCTAGAGAAAAAGAACTACAGGACGTAAGATCAAAAAGAGTTGAAGAGTTCGCTGCTCTTGAAGCCAAAGCAGATTCTCTGGAAAGCGGATTAAAATTACATTTTGTTACTGAAGGTGATGGAACTCAGCCTAAACAGGGACAAACTGTTAAAGTGAATTATGAAGGTTACTTCGCAGACGGGAAGATCTTTGACACTAATAAAAAAGAACTTGCCGAGGAATTTGGTATTTATGACCATAGAAGAGACCAGGCCATGGGTTACCAGCCAATGGATGTTGTTTATGGACCAGATGCCCCGATGATCCCAGGATTTAAGGAAGCTATTCAGCAAATGCAGGTAGGTGACGAAGTGGTTGCTTTTATCCCGAGCCATTTAGGTTACGGAGAAAGAGGATATGGAAGAGCGATCCCGCCAAACTCAGATCTTGTATTTAAGATCTCTGTAGTTGGAATAGCAGGAGAAGATCAGGAATAG
- a CDS encoding bifunctional oligoribonuclease/PAP phosphatase NrnA, whose protein sequence is MIDTRILEITAELAKADNIVIVPHKGPDGDAIGSTLGLMHFLRDKGHKANVIAPNDYPHFLKWLPGSEEVYIYEQQKEVSDQLIAEAQIVFTLDFNDLSRCGGMVDSLKASDAVFVMIDHHQEPSDYAHYTYSDSTMSSTCEMVHKFIEKLRASKQITPEIATCLYTGIMTDTGSFRFSSTSSDTHRVIADLMDKGAKNSEIHNNIYDTNSGNKLQLLGTALQNLKVISEFNTAYISLTQEELDRHNFKKGDTEGFVNYGLSLDGIKFAVIFIENESEKIIKISFRSKGTFDVNKFARAHFEGGGHINAAGGKSDLSMNDTIVKFNKILPEYEQELIQ, encoded by the coding sequence ATGATAGACACAAGAATACTCGAAATCACGGCAGAACTGGCAAAGGCAGATAATATCGTGATCGTTCCGCACAAAGGACCCGATGGTGATGCGATAGGCTCTACGCTTGGATTAATGCATTTTTTAAGAGATAAAGGTCATAAAGCGAATGTTATCGCTCCCAACGATTATCCACATTTTTTAAAGTGGCTTCCTGGTAGTGAGGAAGTTTATATTTATGAGCAGCAAAAAGAAGTTTCAGATCAATTGATCGCTGAAGCTCAGATCGTTTTTACACTTGACTTTAATGATCTATCACGATGCGGCGGAATGGTAGATTCGCTGAAAGCTTCAGACGCTGTTTTTGTCATGATAGATCACCACCAGGAACCTTCAGATTACGCTCATTATACTTATAGTGATTCCACTATGAGTTCTACCTGTGAGATGGTACATAAATTCATAGAAAAGCTACGTGCTAGCAAACAGATCACTCCCGAAATTGCCACTTGCTTATACACCGGAATCATGACAGATACCGGAAGTTTCAGATTTAGCTCTACTTCCAGTGATACACATCGTGTTATCGCAGACCTGATGGACAAGGGAGCGAAAAACTCTGAGATTCATAATAATATCTACGATACTAATTCTGGAAATAAACTGCAATTGCTTGGAACCGCACTTCAGAATTTAAAAGTGATTTCAGAATTTAATACCGCTTACATCAGCCTTACTCAGGAAGAGTTGGACCGTCATAATTTCAAGAAAGGTGACACTGAAGGCTTTGTAAATTACGGTTTAAGTCTTGATGGAATTAAATTTGCAGTCATTTTTATTGAGAATGAGAGTGAGAAGATCATAAAAATTAGTTTCAGGTCTAAAGGAACTTTCGATGTGAATAAGTTTGCGCGGGCACATTTTGAAGGTGGCGGACATATAAATGCGGCCGGAGGAAAAAGTGATCTTTCCATGAATGATACGATCGTAAAATTTAATAAGATCCTACCTGAATACGAGCAAGAATTAATCCAATGA
- a CDS encoding amidohydrolase family protein: MKLKFLLLGIVLSVSSAYAQDYFPKNDGVKTENTNYTVFKNARIHVDPKTTIENGMFAIQDGKITAVGKNISIPKNSIVVDLAGKEVYPSFIDLYSSFGIGKPKRLEGGNGPQYDANREGFYWNDHIRPETNAVAHFKYDADEAKKLLEAGFGAVNTHVPDGIVRGSGMLVALTPEVSEGDRILDDRSAQYLSFDKSVLSRQSYPTSLMGATALIRQTYIDADWYAKGNAKNKDLALEALNNNKNLVQIFATDNLLNEFRADKVGDEFGIQYVLLGSGKEYQRLDKVKSSNATYIVPLKFPAAFDVEDPYLTKHLGLEEMREWNQAPSNLAMLEEQKIPFTITTHDIDPAKDFKSNLMKAMEFGLSKEAALAALTTIPARTLGQEGKIGTIKEGAWANFLITSGDFFDKETTLFENWIQGEKKVLNSMDVTDITGKYDLKLDGKTYTLAITGEPAKPNVEVTLDETKIGSKLSISENWMNLLISSPDTTKTEFIRLVANVPTNSNNISGKAILPDGKETRFQATMKDAKEEDEKKDDEKKEEDNTRELIAVTYPNVAYGFKERPEQEDVLFKNATVWTSEDEGVLENTDVLVKDGKIVKVGSDLNAGRAKVIDATGKHLTAGIIDEHSHIAASDINEAGHNSSAEVTMEDVVDPTDINIYRNLAGGVTTIQLLHGSANPIGGRSAILKLKWGAPADELIFEQAPPFIKFALGENVKQSNWSGNRFPQTRMGVEQVFIDYFSRAKAYEKEKQAAGDNFRKDLEMETLVEILNGERFITSHSYIQSEINMLMNVAEMFDFNINTFTHILEGYKVADKMKEHGVGASTFSDWWAYKYEVNDAIPYNAAIMNDVGITVAINSDDAEMSRRLNQEAAKSVKYGGMSEEDAWKMVTINPAKLLHVDNLVGSIKTGKQADLVLWNHHPLSIYAVPEKTMVEGVVYFDKDRDLELRKEIQKERSSLVSQMLKEKNSGVKTQPVKKKEKQHVHCDLLEAVK; the protein is encoded by the coding sequence ATGAAATTAAAATTTCTGCTTTTGGGAATAGTCCTGAGTGTTAGCTCTGCATATGCCCAGGATTATTTCCCAAAGAACGATGGTGTTAAAACAGAAAACACAAATTACACCGTCTTCAAAAATGCCAGGATTCACGTGGATCCAAAGACGACCATTGAAAACGGAATGTTTGCCATTCAGGATGGAAAAATAACTGCTGTTGGAAAGAATATTTCTATTCCAAAAAACAGTATCGTGGTTGACCTTGCAGGAAAAGAGGTATATCCTTCTTTTATAGACCTTTATTCCAGTTTTGGAATAGGTAAACCAAAACGCCTGGAAGGTGGAAACGGTCCGCAATATGACGCTAATCGCGAAGGTTTCTACTGGAACGATCATATTCGCCCTGAAACTAACGCCGTAGCACACTTCAAATATGACGCTGATGAAGCCAAAAAATTGCTGGAAGCTGGATTTGGTGCTGTAAATACTCATGTTCCAGATGGAATTGTACGTGGCTCTGGAATGCTGGTTGCGTTGACTCCTGAAGTTAGCGAGGGTGACCGAATTCTTGATGACAGATCTGCACAATACCTTTCTTTTGACAAAAGCGTTCTATCAAGGCAGTCCTACCCTACTTCTCTAATGGGTGCTACTGCACTTATTAGACAAACTTATATCGATGCCGACTGGTATGCGAAAGGGAATGCGAAGAATAAAGACCTTGCTCTGGAAGCTTTAAATAACAATAAGAATCTGGTTCAGATTTTTGCTACAGATAATTTACTAAACGAATTTAGAGCAGATAAAGTAGGTGATGAATTTGGTATTCAATACGTACTCCTGGGAAGTGGTAAGGAATACCAGCGACTGGACAAAGTAAAAAGCTCCAATGCTACATATATAGTTCCGCTAAAATTCCCTGCAGCTTTTGATGTGGAAGATCCATATCTTACTAAGCATCTTGGTTTGGAAGAAATGAGGGAATGGAATCAGGCTCCTTCAAATTTAGCTATGTTAGAAGAACAGAAGATTCCTTTCACGATCACTACACATGATATCGATCCCGCTAAAGACTTCAAGTCTAATTTGATGAAAGCGATGGAATTTGGATTAAGCAAGGAAGCAGCTTTAGCAGCTCTAACTACTATACCTGCCAGAACACTGGGCCAGGAAGGGAAGATTGGTACGATTAAGGAAGGTGCCTGGGCAAATTTCCTGATCACTTCCGGAGACTTTTTTGATAAGGAAACGACCTTATTTGAGAACTGGATCCAGGGAGAAAAGAAAGTGTTAAATAGTATGGATGTTACCGATATTACCGGGAAATACGACCTGAAACTGGATGGAAAAACTTATACACTTGCCATCACCGGAGAACCGGCTAAGCCAAATGTAGAAGTAACTTTAGACGAGACTAAAATTGGATCAAAATTGAGCATTTCAGAAAACTGGATGAATCTTTTGATCTCTTCTCCAGATACTACTAAGACTGAATTCATCAGATTGGTAGCCAACGTTCCAACAAATTCTAATAATATTTCAGGTAAGGCAATTCTACCTGATGGCAAGGAAACCCGTTTTCAGGCTACTATGAAAGACGCCAAAGAAGAGGATGAAAAGAAAGATGATGAGAAAAAAGAAGAGGATAATACCCGTGAGTTAATCGCGGTAACCTATCCAAATGTCGCTTATGGCTTCAAGGAAAGACCAGAGCAGGAAGATGTTCTTTTCAAAAATGCTACCGTATGGACCAGTGAAGATGAAGGGGTTCTGGAAAACACTGATGTACTTGTAAAAGACGGAAAGATCGTTAAAGTTGGATCAGACCTCAACGCCGGCAGAGCAAAAGTTATCGATGCAACCGGTAAACATCTTACTGCCGGGATTATTGATGAGCATTCACATATCGCGGCATCAGACATTAATGAAGCAGGCCATAATTCTTCTGCTGAAGTGACTATGGAAGATGTAGTTGATCCTACAGATATCAATATTTACCGCAATCTGGCTGGTGGTGTAACAACCATTCAGTTATTACATGGTTCTGCAAACCCGATTGGAGGTAGATCTGCGATCCTGAAATTAAAGTGGGGAGCTCCTGCAGATGAATTGATCTTCGAACAGGCTCCACCGTTTATAAAATTTGCACTTGGTGAAAACGTAAAACAATCAAACTGGAGTGGAAATCGCTTTCCGCAAACAAGAATGGGTGTGGAACAGGTATTTATAGACTACTTCAGTCGAGCTAAGGCTTATGAAAAAGAGAAGCAGGCTGCAGGAGACAATTTCAGAAAAGATCTTGAAATGGAAACTCTTGTAGAGATTCTTAATGGCGAACGCTTTATCACTTCCCACTCTTATATCCAAAGTGAGATCAATATGTTGATGAATGTTGCTGAAATGTTCGATTTTAATATCAACACTTTCACTCACATCCTTGAGGGTTACAAAGTGGCGGATAAAATGAAAGAACACGGTGTTGGAGCTTCAACGTTCTCAGACTGGTGGGCTTATAAATACGAGGTAAACGACGCAATTCCTTATAACGCCGCAATCATGAACGATGTTGGTATCACCGTAGCTATAAATAGTGATGATGCCGAAATGAGTCGCAGACTAAACCAGGAAGCTGCTAAAAGTGTGAAGTATGGTGGAATGAGCGAAGAAGACGCCTGGAAAATGGTTACGATCAATCCTGCCAAATTACTACATGTAGATAATTTAGTTGGAAGTATTAAAACCGGAAAACAGGCAGATCTTGTCCTATGGAATCATCATCCACTTTCTATTTATGCAGTTCCGGAGAAAACAATGGTAGAAGGAGTTGTTTATTTTGACAAGGATAGAGATTTGGAACTTCGTAAGGAGATTCAGAAAGAAAGAAGCAGTCTTGTAAGCCAGATGCTGAAGGAAAAGAACAGTGGAGTTAAAACACAACCAGTGAAAAAGAAAGAAAAGCAGCATGTGCACTGTGATCTTTTAGAAGCTGTAAAATAA
- a CDS encoding aminoacyl-histidine dipeptidase, producing MNEEIRALEPKILWNKFADLNAVPRPSKKEERVIEFIKKFGNDLNLRTEVDSVGNVVIYKQATTGLENRKKIVLQAHLDMVHQKNNDTDFDFDTQGIEMYVDGDWVRAKGTTLGADNGLGVATIMAILESDSIEHPAIEALFTIDEETGMTGAKGLSPDLLEGDILLNLDTEEDDEIGIGCAGGVDITASRTYKVESTPDSYRAFAIKVKGLMGGHSGMDIIKGLANANKLMNRLLLNTTEEYNLRLSSINGGGLRNAIPRESEAIIALPETEEESFTKELDKRIAQINAEFSSLEPNMKIEIQKVPSQVEVMDIDSQRQLLLAIAAAHNGVYRMSPEIEDLVEASNNVAKVSVEEGKIEIKCLTRSSVESSRDDLADSLKSVFNLAGFDVKLSGEYPGWAPNSDSDILKTLDEIYERMNGEKANIAACHAGLECGIIGSHYPDMDMISFGPTIRGAHSPDERASISSAQKYWKFLLEVLKNIPEN from the coding sequence ATGAACGAAGAAATAAGAGCATTAGAACCAAAAATATTATGGAATAAATTCGCCGATCTTAACGCGGTGCCACGACCTTCCAAAAAAGAAGAGAGGGTTATTGAATTCATCAAAAAATTTGGTAACGATCTTAACCTAAGAACCGAAGTAGATTCCGTAGGAAATGTTGTGATCTACAAACAAGCTACTACAGGTTTGGAAAACAGGAAAAAGATCGTGCTACAGGCTCACCTGGATATGGTGCATCAGAAGAATAATGATACAGACTTCGATTTTGATACACAGGGAATCGAGATGTATGTAGATGGAGACTGGGTTCGAGCTAAGGGAACTACGTTAGGAGCAGATAATGGTCTGGGCGTGGCTACTATTATGGCGATACTGGAAAGCGATTCTATAGAACACCCTGCCATCGAAGCTTTATTTACAATAGATGAAGAAACCGGGATGACCGGTGCAAAAGGTTTAAGCCCCGATCTTCTGGAAGGTGATATTTTACTGAATCTTGATACAGAAGAGGATGACGAAATAGGTATAGGTTGTGCCGGTGGTGTAGATATCACAGCAAGCAGAACTTACAAGGTAGAAAGTACTCCAGATTCCTATCGTGCCTTTGCTATAAAGGTCAAAGGACTTATGGGTGGACATTCAGGTATGGATATCATTAAAGGACTGGCAAATGCTAATAAATTAATGAATCGCCTGCTTCTTAATACTACGGAAGAATATAATCTTAGACTCTCATCGATCAATGGTGGAGGATTAAGAAATGCAATTCCAAGGGAAAGTGAAGCGATCATTGCTTTGCCTGAAACTGAAGAAGAAAGTTTTACAAAAGAACTGGATAAAAGGATAGCTCAAATTAATGCTGAATTTTCTTCTCTGGAACCTAATATGAAGATCGAAATTCAAAAAGTTCCTTCTCAAGTTGAGGTCATGGATATCGATTCTCAGAGACAGTTGCTACTGGCAATTGCAGCGGCACATAACGGAGTTTATAGAATGAGTCCGGAGATTGAAGATCTTGTTGAAGCTTCAAATAATGTTGCGAAAGTTAGTGTTGAGGAAGGGAAGATCGAGATCAAATGTTTAACAAGAAGCTCTGTTGAATCCAGTCGTGATGATCTGGCTGATTCTCTAAAATCTGTATTCAATCTAGCAGGTTTTGATGTAAAACTGTCAGGAGAATACCCTGGATGGGCTCCGAATAGTGATTCAGATATTCTAAAGACTCTGGATGAGATTTATGAAAGAATGAATGGTGAAAAAGCTAATATCGCAGCATGTCATGCAGGTCTGGAATGTGGAATTATTGGAAGCCATTATCCTGATATGGATATGATCTCCTTTGGACCAACCATACGTGGAGCTCACTCACCAGATGAACGTGCTAGTATTAGCTCTGCTCAGAAATACTGGAAATTTTTATTAGAGGTATTAAAGAATATTCCGGAGAACTAG